A stretch of DNA from Bacteroidales bacterium WCE2008:
GTGCATCAGCCGCCAGCTCTGGTGGGGCCAGCGCATCCCTGCATACTATCTCCCTGACGGCCGCTTCGTAGTTGCCGCCACCGCAGAAAAGGCTCTCGAGGCTGCCAGGAAGCTTGACGCTTCTGTCAAGATGGAAGATCTCCATCAGGACGAGGATGTCCTCGATACATGGTTCAGCTCATGGCTCTGGCCGATTTCAGTATTCGACCCGCAGATGCCGGGCCAGCCTGACCATAAGCCGAACAAAGACCTTGCATATTATTACCCTACGAGCGACCTCGTAACCGGTCCGGACATCATCTTCTTCTGGGTAGCCAGGATGGTGATGGCTGGAAGCGAGTTCATGAAGAGGGAGCCGTTCAGCAACGTATATTTTACAGGTATCGTGAGAGACAAGCTCGGTCGCAAGATGTCCAAGCAGCTTGGTAACTCTCCTGACCCTCTGGTGCTCATCGAGAAATATGGCGCAGATGCAGTCCGTATCGGAATGCTTCTCTGCTCATCGGCCGGAAACGACATCTTCTATGACGAGTCTCAGGTCGAGCAGGGCAGGAATTTCTGCGGAAAGATATGGAATTCATTCCGTCTCATCAAGGGATGGGATACTGAAGCATCGCTTAAGCAGAGCGATGTCAATGCACTTGCAGTCAAGTGGTTCGAAAATAAGCTCAACCAGACAATCGAGCTCGTTGAAGACCACTACGGCAAGTTCAGGATCTCCGATGCCCTTATGGCCATATACAAGCTCTTCTGGGATGACTATTGCTCATGGTACCTCGAGCTCGTCAAGCCGGCATACGGCGAGAAGATCGACGTGGCTACCTATGAGGCTACCGTCGGATTTTTCGACAAGCTTCTGCGCATGATCCATCCGGTCATGCCATTCATCACCGAGGAACTCTGGCAGGCTCTCCAGGCACGCAAGGAAGGCGAGACCATAATGTATGCTTCTACTCCGAAGGCCGGCGCATACGATGCCGACTTCATTTCCCGCTTCGAGATGGCCCAGGAGGCCGTGAACGGCATCCGTGGCATACGTCAGCAGAAGAACCTCTCTCCTAAGGAGGCTCTTGCCCTCAAGATCAAGGGAGACTTCAGCGCTGAACTCGTTCCTGCAGTGGTTAAGCTTGCTAATACTTCTTCAGTCGATATCGTGGAGGACTTCGGCCAGGCTGCCGGCGTATCGTTCATGGTAAGGACCGTGGAGATGTTCGTGGCCCTCGAAGGACTCGTGAATGCTGACGAGGAGATAGCCAAGCTCGAGAAAGAGCTTGATTACCAGGTCAAGTTCCTCGAGAGCGTGCGCAAGAAACTCTCCAACCAGGGTTTCGTGGCCCATGCCCCTGAGGCAGTGATTGCCAATGAGCGCAAGAAAGAGGCTGACTCGCTCTCAAAGATCGAGAGCTATGAGGCCCAGATTAAGGCTCTGAAAAACAATAAGTAAGATGATGTATTTCGAATTGGAGTTTCCTGTCCGCTATTATGAGACAGACCAGATGGGCATAGTCCATCACTCCAACTATATCCGGTATTTCGAGTGCGCCCGTAACGGTATGATGGCCGACGCCGGCTATCCTATCGAGAGATGCGAGGAAGAGGGTGTGACCATTCCTATCGTGTCCGTCGAGTGCAAGTACAAGTATCCGGCCCGCATGGGGGATG
This window harbors:
- a CDS encoding valyl-tRNA synthetase; its protein translation is MEISAKYNPSEVEDKWYSYWLEHKFFHSEPDEREPYTIVIPPPNVTGILHMGHVLNNTLNDVLIRKARMDGKNACWVPGTDHASIATENKVVAKLKNMGIRKEDLTREEFLKYAWEWKEEHGGIILKQLRKLGSSCDWDRTRFTMEPELTEAVINTFVYFYEKGLIYRGVRMVNWDPEGLTAVSDEEVIHKDTKSHFYHLKYYISDGNGNPTDQYLVIATTRPETIMADAAICVNPEDERHHWLRGKKVLIPLINKEIPVIEDSYVEMDFGTGCLKVTPAHDVHDYEIGLRHNLPVLDIIDEHGKLNENAQILVGEDRFVARKKIVKMLDEAGNLVKVEEYTSPVGYSERTNAVIEPRLSAQWFLKMEGLAAEALDAVESGKVKLIPEKYRNTYRHWMENAHDWCISRQLWWGQRIPAYYLPDGRFVVAATAEKALEAARKLDASVKMEDLHQDEDVLDTWFSSWLWPISVFDPQMPGQPDHKPNKDLAYYYPTSDLVTGPDIIFFWVARMVMAGSEFMKREPFSNVYFTGIVRDKLGRKMSKQLGNSPDPLVLIEKYGADAVRIGMLLCSSAGNDIFYDESQVEQGRNFCGKIWNSFRLIKGWDTEASLKQSDVNALAVKWFENKLNQTIELVEDHYGKFRISDALMAIYKLFWDDYCSWYLELVKPAYGEKIDVATYEATVGFFDKLLRMIHPVMPFITEELWQALQARKEGETIMYASTPKAGAYDADFISRFEMAQEAVNGIRGIRQQKNLSPKEALALKIKGDFSAELVPAVVKLANTSSVDIVEDFGQAAGVSFMVRTVEMFVALEGLVNADEEIAKLEKELDYQVKFLESVRKKLSNQGFVAHAPEAVIANERKKEADSLSKIESYEAQIKALKNNK
- a CDS encoding acyl-CoA thioester hydrolase, translated to MMYFELEFPVRYYETDQMGIVHHSNYIRYFECARNGMMADAGYPIERCEEEGVTIPIVSVECKYKYPARMGDVLKVTASIEAAPMAKLVVKQSVYNQRGELCATGQVMLGFLNKETGRPTRCPEPLYKIIESRLTDR